A stretch of the Pan troglodytes isolate AG18354 chromosome 20, NHGRI_mPanTro3-v2.0_pri, whole genome shotgun sequence genome encodes the following:
- the LOC469022 gene encoding zinc finger protein 420-like isoform X6: MSQGSVTFQDVAIDFSKEEWGFLNPAQRDLYTTVMLENYQNLVWLGLSISKSVISLLEKRKLPWIMAKEEIRGPLPDVPGAEIKELSAKRAINEVLSQFDTVIKCTRNVCKECGNVYCHNTQLTLQKRNHTRKKCNQCLDCGKYFTRQSTLIQHQRIHTGERPYKCNECIKTFNQRAHLTQHERIHTGEKPYKCKECRKTFSQMTHLTQHQTTHTREKFHECSECGKAFSRFSALIDHQQIHSGEKLYECKECGRAFAQSAQLIRHQKTHSGEKPYECSKCKKSFVRLSSLIEHWRIHTGEKPYQCKDCKKTFCRVMQFTLHRRIHTGEKPYECKECGKSFSAHSSLVTHKRTHSGEKPYKCKECGKAFSAHSSLVTHKRTHSGEKPYKCHACGKAFNTSSTLCQHNRIHTGKKPFQCSQCGKSFRCSSHLTRHCRMCNGKC, translated from the exons ATGTCTCAg GGATCAGTGACATTCCAAGATGTGGCCATTGACTTCTCCAAGGAAGAGTGGGGATTCCTGAACCCTGCTCAGAGAGATTTGTACACAACTGTGATGTTAGAGAATTATCAGAACCTGGTCTGGCTGG GACTTTCCATTTCTAAATCTGTGATTTCACtgttggagaaaaggaaactgccTTGGATAATGGCAAAAGAAGAGATAAGAGGCCCATTGCCAG atGTGCCAGGTGCAGAGATTAAGGAGTTATCTGCAAAGAGGGCTATTAATGAAGTATTATCGCAGTTTGACACAGTGATAAAATGTACAAGAAACGtatgtaaggaatgtggaaatGTATACTGCCACAATACGCAGCTTACTCTCCAGAAGAGAAATCATACACGAAAGAAATGCAATCAGTGTTTAGATTGTGGGAAATACTTCACTCGTCAATCAACTCTCATTCAGCATCAAAGAATCCACACGGGAGAGAGACCCTATAAATGTAACGAATGTATTAAAACCTTCAACCAGAGGGCACACCTGACCCAGCATGAGAGAAttcacactggtgagaaaccttacaaatgtaagGAATGTAGGAAAACCTTCAGCCAGATGACTCATCTCACACAGCATCAGACTACACATACAAGAGAAAAGTTCCATGAATGCAGTGAATGTGGAAAGGCCTTCAGCCGTTTCTCAGCTCTTATAGATCACCAGCAAATTCATAGTGGAGAAAAGCTGTATGAATGTAAGGAGTGTGGAAGAGCCTTCGCTCAAAGTGCCCAGCTCATTAGACATCAGAAAACTCATTCTGGAGAAAAACCCTATGAGTGTAGTAAGTGTAAGAAATCTTTTGTGCGCCTATCTTCCCTGATTGAACATtggagaattcacactggagaaaaaccaTATCAATGTAAGGACTGCAAAAAGACCTTTTGTCGTGTCATGCAGTTCACTCTGCACAggagaattcatactggtgaAAAACCCTATGAATGCAAGGAATGTGGAAAGTCCTTCAGCGCCCATTCTTCTCTTGTTACTCATAAGAGAACACACAGTGGAGAAAAACCGTATAAATGCAaggaatgtggaaaagccttcagTGCGCACTCTTCCCTTGTTACTCATAAGAGAACACACAGTGGcgagaaaccctataaatgccATGCCTGTGGGAAGGCCTTTAATACTTCCTCCACACTTTGTCAACATAATAGAATTCATACTGGTAAAAAACCCTTTCAGTGCAGTCAATGCGGGAAGTCCTTTAGATGCAGCTCTCACCTTACTCGACACTGTAGAATGTGTAATGGAAAATGTTAG
- the LOC469022 gene encoding zinc finger protein 420-like isoform X4, producing the protein MSQGSVTFQDVAIDFSKEEWGFLNPAQRDLYTTVMLENYQNLVWLGLSISKSVISLLEKRKLPWIMAKEEIRGPLPGYFKVSEMTISQEPKAKTRTLFGKDVPGAEIKELSAKRAINEVLSQFDTVIKCTRNVCKECGNVYCHNTQLTLQKRNHTRKKCNQCLDCGKYFTRQSTLIQHQRIHTGERPYKCNECIKTFNQRAHLTQHERIHTGEKPYKCKECRKTFSQMTHLTQHQTTHTREKFHECSECGKAFSRFSALIDHQQIHSGEKLYECKECGRAFAQSAQLIRHQKTHSGEKPYECSKCKKSFVRLSSLIEHWRIHTGEKPYQCKDCKKTFCRVMQFTLHRRIHTGEKPYECKECGKSFSAHSSLVTHKRTHSGEKPYKCKECGKAFSAHSSLVTHKRTHSGEKPYKCHACGKAFNTSSTLCQHNRIHTGKKPFQCSQCGKSFRCSSHLTRHCRMCNGKC; encoded by the exons ATGTCTCAg GGATCAGTGACATTCCAAGATGTGGCCATTGACTTCTCCAAGGAAGAGTGGGGATTCCTGAACCCTGCTCAGAGAGATTTGTACACAACTGTGATGTTAGAGAATTATCAGAACCTGGTCTGGCTGG GACTTTCCATTTCTAAATCTGTGATTTCACtgttggagaaaaggaaactgccTTGGATAATGGCAAAAGAAGAGATAAGAGGCCCATTGCCAG GATATTTCAAGGTGTCAGAGATGACCATCTCCCAGGAGCCAAAGGCAAAGACTAGAACTCTCTTTGGAAAAG atGTGCCAGGTGCAGAGATTAAGGAGTTATCTGCAAAGAGGGCTATTAATGAAGTATTATCGCAGTTTGACACAGTGATAAAATGTACAAGAAACGtatgtaaggaatgtggaaatGTATACTGCCACAATACGCAGCTTACTCTCCAGAAGAGAAATCATACACGAAAGAAATGCAATCAGTGTTTAGATTGTGGGAAATACTTCACTCGTCAATCAACTCTCATTCAGCATCAAAGAATCCACACGGGAGAGAGACCCTATAAATGTAACGAATGTATTAAAACCTTCAACCAGAGGGCACACCTGACCCAGCATGAGAGAAttcacactggtgagaaaccttacaaatgtaagGAATGTAGGAAAACCTTCAGCCAGATGACTCATCTCACACAGCATCAGACTACACATACAAGAGAAAAGTTCCATGAATGCAGTGAATGTGGAAAGGCCTTCAGCCGTTTCTCAGCTCTTATAGATCACCAGCAAATTCATAGTGGAGAAAAGCTGTATGAATGTAAGGAGTGTGGAAGAGCCTTCGCTCAAAGTGCCCAGCTCATTAGACATCAGAAAACTCATTCTGGAGAAAAACCCTATGAGTGTAGTAAGTGTAAGAAATCTTTTGTGCGCCTATCTTCCCTGATTGAACATtggagaattcacactggagaaaaaccaTATCAATGTAAGGACTGCAAAAAGACCTTTTGTCGTGTCATGCAGTTCACTCTGCACAggagaattcatactggtgaAAAACCCTATGAATGCAAGGAATGTGGAAAGTCCTTCAGCGCCCATTCTTCTCTTGTTACTCATAAGAGAACACACAGTGGAGAAAAACCGTATAAATGCAaggaatgtggaaaagccttcagTGCGCACTCTTCCCTTGTTACTCATAAGAGAACACACAGTGGcgagaaaccctataaatgccATGCCTGTGGGAAGGCCTTTAATACTTCCTCCACACTTTGTCAACATAATAGAATTCATACTGGTAAAAAACCCTTTCAGTGCAGTCAATGCGGGAAGTCCTTTAGATGCAGCTCTCACCTTACTCGACACTGTAGAATGTGTAATGGAAAATGTTAG
- the LOC469022 gene encoding zinc finger protein 420-like isoform X2, producing MLMSGSDSVMGSVTFQDVAIDFSKEEWGFLNPAQRDLYTTVMLENYQNLVWLGLSISKSVISLLEKRKLPWIMAKEEIRGPLPGYFKVSEMTISQEPKAKTRTLFGKDVPGAEIKELSAKRAINEVLSQFDTVIKCTRNVCKECGNVYCHNTQLTLQKRNHTRKKCNQCLDCGKYFTRQSTLIQHQRIHTGERPYKCNECIKTFNQRAHLTQHERIHTGEKPYKCKECRKTFSQMTHLTQHQTTHTREKFHECSECGKAFSRFSALIDHQQIHSGEKLYECKECGRAFAQSAQLIRHQKTHSGEKPYECSKCKKSFVRLSSLIEHWRIHTGEKPYQCKDCKKTFCRVMQFTLHRRIHTGEKPYECKECGKSFSAHSSLVTHKRTHSGEKPYKCKECGKAFSAHSSLVTHKRTHSGEKPYKCHACGKAFNTSSTLCQHNRIHTGKKPFQCSQCGKSFRCSSHLTRHCRMCNGKC from the exons ATGCTTATGAGTGGTTCAGACTCAGTAATG GGATCAGTGACATTCCAAGATGTGGCCATTGACTTCTCCAAGGAAGAGTGGGGATTCCTGAACCCTGCTCAGAGAGATTTGTACACAACTGTGATGTTAGAGAATTATCAGAACCTGGTCTGGCTGG GACTTTCCATTTCTAAATCTGTGATTTCACtgttggagaaaaggaaactgccTTGGATAATGGCAAAAGAAGAGATAAGAGGCCCATTGCCAG GATATTTCAAGGTGTCAGAGATGACCATCTCCCAGGAGCCAAAGGCAAAGACTAGAACTCTCTTTGGAAAAG atGTGCCAGGTGCAGAGATTAAGGAGTTATCTGCAAAGAGGGCTATTAATGAAGTATTATCGCAGTTTGACACAGTGATAAAATGTACAAGAAACGtatgtaaggaatgtggaaatGTATACTGCCACAATACGCAGCTTACTCTCCAGAAGAGAAATCATACACGAAAGAAATGCAATCAGTGTTTAGATTGTGGGAAATACTTCACTCGTCAATCAACTCTCATTCAGCATCAAAGAATCCACACGGGAGAGAGACCCTATAAATGTAACGAATGTATTAAAACCTTCAACCAGAGGGCACACCTGACCCAGCATGAGAGAAttcacactggtgagaaaccttacaaatgtaagGAATGTAGGAAAACCTTCAGCCAGATGACTCATCTCACACAGCATCAGACTACACATACAAGAGAAAAGTTCCATGAATGCAGTGAATGTGGAAAGGCCTTCAGCCGTTTCTCAGCTCTTATAGATCACCAGCAAATTCATAGTGGAGAAAAGCTGTATGAATGTAAGGAGTGTGGAAGAGCCTTCGCTCAAAGTGCCCAGCTCATTAGACATCAGAAAACTCATTCTGGAGAAAAACCCTATGAGTGTAGTAAGTGTAAGAAATCTTTTGTGCGCCTATCTTCCCTGATTGAACATtggagaattcacactggagaaaaaccaTATCAATGTAAGGACTGCAAAAAGACCTTTTGTCGTGTCATGCAGTTCACTCTGCACAggagaattcatactggtgaAAAACCCTATGAATGCAAGGAATGTGGAAAGTCCTTCAGCGCCCATTCTTCTCTTGTTACTCATAAGAGAACACACAGTGGAGAAAAACCGTATAAATGCAaggaatgtggaaaagccttcagTGCGCACTCTTCCCTTGTTACTCATAAGAGAACACACAGTGGcgagaaaccctataaatgccATGCCTGTGGGAAGGCCTTTAATACTTCCTCCACACTTTGTCAACATAATAGAATTCATACTGGTAAAAAACCCTTTCAGTGCAGTCAATGCGGGAAGTCCTTTAGATGCAGCTCTCACCTTACTCGACACTGTAGAATGTGTAATGGAAAATGTTAG
- the LOC469022 gene encoding zinc finger protein 420-like isoform X1, with product MARGPGIRAALHFQDPVTIQDTVPAQCALAMSQGSVTFQDVAIDFSKEEWGFLNPAQRDLYTTVMLENYQNLVWLGLSISKSVISLLEKRKLPWIMAKEEIRGPLPGYFKVSEMTISQEPKAKTRTLFGKDVPGAEIKELSAKRAINEVLSQFDTVIKCTRNVCKECGNVYCHNTQLTLQKRNHTRKKCNQCLDCGKYFTRQSTLIQHQRIHTGERPYKCNECIKTFNQRAHLTQHERIHTGEKPYKCKECRKTFSQMTHLTQHQTTHTREKFHECSECGKAFSRFSALIDHQQIHSGEKLYECKECGRAFAQSAQLIRHQKTHSGEKPYECSKCKKSFVRLSSLIEHWRIHTGEKPYQCKDCKKTFCRVMQFTLHRRIHTGEKPYECKECGKSFSAHSSLVTHKRTHSGEKPYKCKECGKAFSAHSSLVTHKRTHSGEKPYKCHACGKAFNTSSTLCQHNRIHTGKKPFQCSQCGKSFRCSSHLTRHCRMCNGKC from the exons ATGGCCAGAGGCCCAGGGATCCGTGCAG CTCTGCATTTCCAGGACCCGGTCACTATTCAGGACACTGTTCCAGCGCAGTGCGCGTTAGCCATGTCTCAg GGATCAGTGACATTCCAAGATGTGGCCATTGACTTCTCCAAGGAAGAGTGGGGATTCCTGAACCCTGCTCAGAGAGATTTGTACACAACTGTGATGTTAGAGAATTATCAGAACCTGGTCTGGCTGG GACTTTCCATTTCTAAATCTGTGATTTCACtgttggagaaaaggaaactgccTTGGATAATGGCAAAAGAAGAGATAAGAGGCCCATTGCCAG GATATTTCAAGGTGTCAGAGATGACCATCTCCCAGGAGCCAAAGGCAAAGACTAGAACTCTCTTTGGAAAAG atGTGCCAGGTGCAGAGATTAAGGAGTTATCTGCAAAGAGGGCTATTAATGAAGTATTATCGCAGTTTGACACAGTGATAAAATGTACAAGAAACGtatgtaaggaatgtggaaatGTATACTGCCACAATACGCAGCTTACTCTCCAGAAGAGAAATCATACACGAAAGAAATGCAATCAGTGTTTAGATTGTGGGAAATACTTCACTCGTCAATCAACTCTCATTCAGCATCAAAGAATCCACACGGGAGAGAGACCCTATAAATGTAACGAATGTATTAAAACCTTCAACCAGAGGGCACACCTGACCCAGCATGAGAGAAttcacactggtgagaaaccttacaaatgtaagGAATGTAGGAAAACCTTCAGCCAGATGACTCATCTCACACAGCATCAGACTACACATACAAGAGAAAAGTTCCATGAATGCAGTGAATGTGGAAAGGCCTTCAGCCGTTTCTCAGCTCTTATAGATCACCAGCAAATTCATAGTGGAGAAAAGCTGTATGAATGTAAGGAGTGTGGAAGAGCCTTCGCTCAAAGTGCCCAGCTCATTAGACATCAGAAAACTCATTCTGGAGAAAAACCCTATGAGTGTAGTAAGTGTAAGAAATCTTTTGTGCGCCTATCTTCCCTGATTGAACATtggagaattcacactggagaaaaaccaTATCAATGTAAGGACTGCAAAAAGACCTTTTGTCGTGTCATGCAGTTCACTCTGCACAggagaattcatactggtgaAAAACCCTATGAATGCAAGGAATGTGGAAAGTCCTTCAGCGCCCATTCTTCTCTTGTTACTCATAAGAGAACACACAGTGGAGAAAAACCGTATAAATGCAaggaatgtggaaaagccttcagTGCGCACTCTTCCCTTGTTACTCATAAGAGAACACACAGTGGcgagaaaccctataaatgccATGCCTGTGGGAAGGCCTTTAATACTTCCTCCACACTTTGTCAACATAATAGAATTCATACTGGTAAAAAACCCTTTCAGTGCAGTCAATGCGGGAAGTCCTTTAGATGCAGCTCTCACCTTACTCGACACTGTAGAATGTGTAATGGAAAATGTTAG
- the LOC469022 gene encoding zinc finger protein 420-like isoform X3, protein MARGPGIRAALHFQDPVTIQDTVPAQCALAMSQGSVTFQDVAIDFSKEEWGFLNPAQRDLYTTVMLENYQNLVWLGLSISKSVISLLEKRKLPWIMAKEEIRGPLPDVPGAEIKELSAKRAINEVLSQFDTVIKCTRNVCKECGNVYCHNTQLTLQKRNHTRKKCNQCLDCGKYFTRQSTLIQHQRIHTGERPYKCNECIKTFNQRAHLTQHERIHTGEKPYKCKECRKTFSQMTHLTQHQTTHTREKFHECSECGKAFSRFSALIDHQQIHSGEKLYECKECGRAFAQSAQLIRHQKTHSGEKPYECSKCKKSFVRLSSLIEHWRIHTGEKPYQCKDCKKTFCRVMQFTLHRRIHTGEKPYECKECGKSFSAHSSLVTHKRTHSGEKPYKCKECGKAFSAHSSLVTHKRTHSGEKPYKCHACGKAFNTSSTLCQHNRIHTGKKPFQCSQCGKSFRCSSHLTRHCRMCNGKC, encoded by the exons ATGGCCAGAGGCCCAGGGATCCGTGCAG CTCTGCATTTCCAGGACCCGGTCACTATTCAGGACACTGTTCCAGCGCAGTGCGCGTTAGCCATGTCTCAg GGATCAGTGACATTCCAAGATGTGGCCATTGACTTCTCCAAGGAAGAGTGGGGATTCCTGAACCCTGCTCAGAGAGATTTGTACACAACTGTGATGTTAGAGAATTATCAGAACCTGGTCTGGCTGG GACTTTCCATTTCTAAATCTGTGATTTCACtgttggagaaaaggaaactgccTTGGATAATGGCAAAAGAAGAGATAAGAGGCCCATTGCCAG atGTGCCAGGTGCAGAGATTAAGGAGTTATCTGCAAAGAGGGCTATTAATGAAGTATTATCGCAGTTTGACACAGTGATAAAATGTACAAGAAACGtatgtaaggaatgtggaaatGTATACTGCCACAATACGCAGCTTACTCTCCAGAAGAGAAATCATACACGAAAGAAATGCAATCAGTGTTTAGATTGTGGGAAATACTTCACTCGTCAATCAACTCTCATTCAGCATCAAAGAATCCACACGGGAGAGAGACCCTATAAATGTAACGAATGTATTAAAACCTTCAACCAGAGGGCACACCTGACCCAGCATGAGAGAAttcacactggtgagaaaccttacaaatgtaagGAATGTAGGAAAACCTTCAGCCAGATGACTCATCTCACACAGCATCAGACTACACATACAAGAGAAAAGTTCCATGAATGCAGTGAATGTGGAAAGGCCTTCAGCCGTTTCTCAGCTCTTATAGATCACCAGCAAATTCATAGTGGAGAAAAGCTGTATGAATGTAAGGAGTGTGGAAGAGCCTTCGCTCAAAGTGCCCAGCTCATTAGACATCAGAAAACTCATTCTGGAGAAAAACCCTATGAGTGTAGTAAGTGTAAGAAATCTTTTGTGCGCCTATCTTCCCTGATTGAACATtggagaattcacactggagaaaaaccaTATCAATGTAAGGACTGCAAAAAGACCTTTTGTCGTGTCATGCAGTTCACTCTGCACAggagaattcatactggtgaAAAACCCTATGAATGCAAGGAATGTGGAAAGTCCTTCAGCGCCCATTCTTCTCTTGTTACTCATAAGAGAACACACAGTGGAGAAAAACCGTATAAATGCAaggaatgtggaaaagccttcagTGCGCACTCTTCCCTTGTTACTCATAAGAGAACACACAGTGGcgagaaaccctataaatgccATGCCTGTGGGAAGGCCTTTAATACTTCCTCCACACTTTGTCAACATAATAGAATTCATACTGGTAAAAAACCCTTTCAGTGCAGTCAATGCGGGAAGTCCTTTAGATGCAGCTCTCACCTTACTCGACACTGTAGAATGTGTAATGGAAAATGTTAG
- the LOC469022 gene encoding zinc finger protein 420-like isoform X5 — translation MLMSGSDSVMGSVTFQDVAIDFSKEEWGFLNPAQRDLYTTVMLENYQNLVWLGLSISKSVISLLEKRKLPWIMAKEEIRGPLPDVPGAEIKELSAKRAINEVLSQFDTVIKCTRNVCKECGNVYCHNTQLTLQKRNHTRKKCNQCLDCGKYFTRQSTLIQHQRIHTGERPYKCNECIKTFNQRAHLTQHERIHTGEKPYKCKECRKTFSQMTHLTQHQTTHTREKFHECSECGKAFSRFSALIDHQQIHSGEKLYECKECGRAFAQSAQLIRHQKTHSGEKPYECSKCKKSFVRLSSLIEHWRIHTGEKPYQCKDCKKTFCRVMQFTLHRRIHTGEKPYECKECGKSFSAHSSLVTHKRTHSGEKPYKCKECGKAFSAHSSLVTHKRTHSGEKPYKCHACGKAFNTSSTLCQHNRIHTGKKPFQCSQCGKSFRCSSHLTRHCRMCNGKC, via the exons ATGCTTATGAGTGGTTCAGACTCAGTAATG GGATCAGTGACATTCCAAGATGTGGCCATTGACTTCTCCAAGGAAGAGTGGGGATTCCTGAACCCTGCTCAGAGAGATTTGTACACAACTGTGATGTTAGAGAATTATCAGAACCTGGTCTGGCTGG GACTTTCCATTTCTAAATCTGTGATTTCACtgttggagaaaaggaaactgccTTGGATAATGGCAAAAGAAGAGATAAGAGGCCCATTGCCAG atGTGCCAGGTGCAGAGATTAAGGAGTTATCTGCAAAGAGGGCTATTAATGAAGTATTATCGCAGTTTGACACAGTGATAAAATGTACAAGAAACGtatgtaaggaatgtggaaatGTATACTGCCACAATACGCAGCTTACTCTCCAGAAGAGAAATCATACACGAAAGAAATGCAATCAGTGTTTAGATTGTGGGAAATACTTCACTCGTCAATCAACTCTCATTCAGCATCAAAGAATCCACACGGGAGAGAGACCCTATAAATGTAACGAATGTATTAAAACCTTCAACCAGAGGGCACACCTGACCCAGCATGAGAGAAttcacactggtgagaaaccttacaaatgtaagGAATGTAGGAAAACCTTCAGCCAGATGACTCATCTCACACAGCATCAGACTACACATACAAGAGAAAAGTTCCATGAATGCAGTGAATGTGGAAAGGCCTTCAGCCGTTTCTCAGCTCTTATAGATCACCAGCAAATTCATAGTGGAGAAAAGCTGTATGAATGTAAGGAGTGTGGAAGAGCCTTCGCTCAAAGTGCCCAGCTCATTAGACATCAGAAAACTCATTCTGGAGAAAAACCCTATGAGTGTAGTAAGTGTAAGAAATCTTTTGTGCGCCTATCTTCCCTGATTGAACATtggagaattcacactggagaaaaaccaTATCAATGTAAGGACTGCAAAAAGACCTTTTGTCGTGTCATGCAGTTCACTCTGCACAggagaattcatactggtgaAAAACCCTATGAATGCAAGGAATGTGGAAAGTCCTTCAGCGCCCATTCTTCTCTTGTTACTCATAAGAGAACACACAGTGGAGAAAAACCGTATAAATGCAaggaatgtggaaaagccttcagTGCGCACTCTTCCCTTGTTACTCATAAGAGAACACACAGTGGcgagaaaccctataaatgccATGCCTGTGGGAAGGCCTTTAATACTTCCTCCACACTTTGTCAACATAATAGAATTCATACTGGTAAAAAACCCTTTCAGTGCAGTCAATGCGGGAAGTCCTTTAGATGCAGCTCTCACCTTACTCGACACTGTAGAATGTGTAATGGAAAATGTTAG